The Mucilaginibacter rubeus genomic interval CTTCGCCTTTGGCCCGGTTGGTTGACTATTTAAGGGAACTGACGGATTGTACGGATGAGGAGGCGGGGGCGCATATAGTGAGGCTGGTGGATGAACAAGTTTTGATCACGGAGCAGGCTTTATCGCTTTTAAGGGACGGTGTGTTTGAGGGGCAGGTTTCGGTGAATTATAATGAAGGGCTGTCCTTACCGGATTTGGTTGCCGGTGGGGTCCGGGACGGGAAGTCGTTTTATGCGGGCCTGGAATTGCAGGCGTCGGTTGATTTACCGCTGCACTGGCAACAGGAGGTGCTGGAAGCGCTGCAAGTGCTGGATGTACTGGCGCCTGTACCGCCGGAGAATAACCTGGACAGGTTCAGGGAGGCTTTTGAACAAAAGTTCGGCGAGCGCCGGGTCCCGCTTTTGGAGGCGCTTGACCCTGATTTGGGCGTTCCTTTTGATGAGGGCGAGCTTTCGGATGAGCATGAATTGCTGAAAGGGCTGGAGTTTGGGCAGGTGCAGCAAAAGAATGATCAGCTGACCTGGACGCCGGTGCACCGTTTGCTGGTGAAGGCCTGGTTGCAAAACGGCAGGCGGGATCAGTATGAGCCGGTGGTGCTGACTGCCGGGGATGTGTCCGGTTTGCCGGGGAATGAGCTGCCGTTCCCGCCGTCTACGAGTGTTTTTTGTTCGATCGCCGGCGATAAGCTCATTTTTCAAAATATCGGCGGTGCTACGGCCAATGCGCTAACGGGGCGTTTTTCTGCTTTCAGCGGGGATTTTGAAGGGTTTTGCAGGTCAGTGGCGGCGCTGGAGGAAGGGGCCAACCCTGAGGTTTTGTTTGCCGAGGTGCTGCAGGTAAGCCACCGTAAGGTCGATAATATCAACCGGCGCAGGCGGGTTTACGGGCGGGTGATACCCCTGAACAGTTTTCCACCGGAGGGGAGTATTTTACCAAAGGACGTGGATGTGCTGGTCAGGGGTGGGGAGGTATTGCTGGTGCAACGGCTAAGCGGTAAACGCGTTATCCCGAGACTGCCGACGGCTTTCAATTATCACCATAATGAAATGGTGCTGTTCCGTTTCCTGTGTGCCCTGCAGTACAAATCGGTCCGCGCGAATTTTGACTTTGATCCGGAGAAATATTTCCCGGGACTGAATTTCTACCCGCGGATGGCTTACGGACGAACGGTACTGAGCCTGGCGAAATGGTACCTGGACAAGGCGGAAACGGCGGCGCTTACCCGGCGGCCGCTGTCGATCAGCCGCCTGCATTTGTTTTGCCGGGAGCGGGGGATACCCGCAAGGGTGTCGATGGGCAGGGGCGACCAGCAATTGGTGTTCGACCTGTCGGATGATGAAGAGGCGCTCTTCTTCCTGGAATCGCTGAAGGAGCAGGTGGAGCCGGTCATCAGGGAATATATCGGGAAAGCTGAAGGCCGCCGTTTTAATGACCAGTATGTGCTGTCTTTGATGAATCCGGCGGCTGTTTATGCCCCGGTGCAGCCGGGAGCCGAAGCCGTTCCGGTCGTCCGGGATTTTGCCCCGGGTTCGGAGTGGGTTTACCTGAAGGTTTACGCGACCTATCAAAGCCTGGAGCAAATTTTATTGGGGACGCTGTTGCCCTGGATCAGCAGCAACAGGCAGCGGATCAGGCAATGGTTCTTTGTGCGCTATTACGATACCGGGCCTCACCTCCGGGTCCGCTTCCGGTTGGATGCGGGGATAGTGAAAGATTTCCAGTACGGGCTGCAATCGCTGTTAGCGGGAGGGGAGGTTTCGGCTGTGGTGCAGCAAGCTTATTTCGACACCTACCAGCGGGAAATTGAACGCTACTCGGCCGGGCTGATCGAAGCGGTGGAGGAGGTGTTTTGCCGGGGAAGTGAGTTTGTCGCGGAGCGGTTGGCGCTTATGGCAACCAGGGAGGAAGCCAGGGATAGCCTCTGGCCGCTGGTGCATTGTTACCGGATCATTACGGTGTTCTTCGATGGTGACTGGGAGCAGGTGATCCCTTTGTGCCGTTGGTGCGCGGATGCTTTTTTCCGGGAGCATGGCGGGGGTAAAAAACTGAAGCGTGCGATGGATGACCGTTTCCGTGAGCTGCGGGCCGGATTGGCTGAGGCGGTTTCAGGGGATGGGATCGCTGGTATGGTTTCACCGGCCCTGGAGCTGGCCTTGCGGCGCCTTTCGGAAGCGGCTATGGAAAGTGGTTTCAACCGGCAGCAGTTGATGGCAGATATAGTCCATATGCAGGTGAACCGGTTTTTTACTTCGGAACAGCGCCGCCATGAAGCTTTGATCTGGCATTGCCTGTTGAAAATGGCGGTGACGGGTTCGAAGCGGCAGGCGCAATCGGAAGCTGCGGTTATGGACGGCCGTTGATGGTGAGTTGCTGGAGCTTGGCCATCAATGGTTCTTTATACTTCCTGCCGATGGGGACCCTTGTGCCGTTTTCCAGCTGGACCTGGCCGTGGTCGATGGCAGTAACCCTGGCCAGGTTGACGATAAAGGAACGATGGACCCTGGAAAACAGGGCCGGTGGCAACCAGCTCTGGACTTCGGCGAGTTGGTGGGTGGCGGTTATTTTGTTCGACGACAGGGTGATATGCACGATGTTGTCATCGCTTTCGATTAACAGGATATCGGCGACATCGATCTTAGCGTAAATGCCGCGTATTTCGGTGTGAACAAAGAAGAAGCCTGGCGATGGCGTACCGGGGGAAGGGGCGGGAAGCACTTTGCTGATCGCTTCGAGGAAGCGCTCGTAGGAGATGGGTTTTAAAAGATAATCGCGCACGGCAAGTGCGAAAGCTTCGGGGCCGTGTTCGCGGAAGGACGTGGTGAGGATGATCTGGCTTTTATGCCCGATAAGACGGGCGAAATCCAGGCCGTTGATGCCCGGCATGTCAATGTCGAGGAAGGTTATGTCCGGCGGATTGGCGCTGTTAAAAATGCCGATGGCCTCTGCCGGGTTGGTGAAGGTTGACTGCAAAGTCAACAGGTTTGTTCTTTGAATGTATGCAGAAAGTAGGTCTATAGCTGGCGGTTCGTCGTCAATGATCACTGCGTTCATAGGCTAAGTTGATGTTAAGGTTAACGGTGAACAGTTCTTCGGTTTGCGTGATGTCCAGGTTGTAATTGCCGGGATAAGCGTAGTCAAGGCGGAGCCGGGTGTTTGTTAGGCCGACGCTGCCATTCGGTTCGACCTGTCCACGCAGTTTGCGGACGTTATTGCTGAAATAGCTCAATTGTCCACCTTCATTTATCGTTATACCAAGTGAGCGCGGTCTTTGCCGGAGATCGCCGTGTTTGAACATGTTTTCGGTGAGGGTAAGCAGGACTAAGGGGATAATCCGGTGATTGTTAGCGTCGCCTTTAAGGTCAAAGTCCAATTGAACGGTATCCCGGAAACGGTAAGTGTTTAATTTAATGAGGTTCTTCAACTGAAATAGTTCGCTTTCGAGCGCAACAAGTCCCTTGCTGTCCGGTTCCTCGTAGCTGTACCGCATGATTTCCGACAGCAATAATAATGCTTCCGAATCTTTTGGTGCGTTTAAATACACGGTGCTGTAAATGGCATTTAAGGTGTTAAACAGCAAATGTGGGTTGATTTGTTGTTTAAGAAAGGCGTTCTGGGCCTGGGCGAACTGGAACCTTAATTCAGCATTTGTTTTGTCGGCAAGCGTACTTCTGAGAAGAGCCTCTGTCGTTTTTCGCTGAAGCCGGCCCCAATTTATTGCAGACCAAATAACAGTTGAAATAAATAAAAAAAATAAAGTCCGCTGAAAATCTAACCCGGCCACCATTTTGAATTGGCGCCAAAATTCCTCCGGTGGGAGACTCGTTGACATCATGAAATAGTCGAAGGTTATTTTAATTGAAGACGCTGTTAGAATTTCTGCGATCACCATGAAAATCAAGGCCAGATATCGCGGCGGTGTACGATTTAAGTAGCGGTTCAAAATATGATAGTGACAATAAAACACACATATATTGCATGTATAGAAAAAAAATAAGCTGGCAAGCGGGGTGGATACGCGATATAGAAATTTGTTGAAAAGCATCTCATAAACTATATAAACAAGCCAGTATACGATATGTGGGATAATATATTTATTCATGGAGTGGTTTATAGCTTTGATGGATTTAGTTGCCGTTTACCAGTTGAAATATGTTGTTTACGTTTTATTTACTCAATATATCAAATACGTATTAATTTAAAATAAATAATTATGAAAACAGGAAAATTAAAATTAACCGAACCGAAATGTTTGAAATCTTACAAACAGGGCAGAGCCTATTTGGGATTTGAAACCACTACAAACAGTACAAATACAACCGATCCTACCACCACTTGTACGACCGTTGGTACGACTACCCATATTGTAATCGTATAAAAAGGAATGTTGAAAAACGAATTGCAGATATTGACAACGATACTTGCCCGACAAGGTAAGAAAGCTGCCGTTGATAATAAATGGAGTTCGGACTTCAGCAAAGTGGCGACAGAAAGCTGTAATCGGGCCAGGGAAGCATGGTCGATTGCAGCTTTTTCTGATATTAATAAAGATGCACTATCCCGATATTTTGATTTTCATTTCAGTTTTTTGAATGGGCTGATATCCGAGAAGTTTCTTAATGCTTTTCCGGATGGACCGAAAGTACTCAATGAACTCATGGATCACCTGTTGAGGTTTTACACCGGGTTTATTGATCAGGATCAATGGGTTGCTCTGGAATATTTACAGTACAGGATTCGTTTGCTTGAGCCGGCTTACCGGGAATTCTGTCAACAGCTTTTGCTGTCAAATGTCGATGAGGATTTTAAATTGTGTTTAAGAGAAAGTCTTGGACCAATTTACCAATCCCCGGACGCGGGGCCAATGACCTTGGAGGCTTTGTATTACCGGGAAGAACTGATGCTGGAACTGTCTGGCAAAGGGAAGAATCTCGCCTTGATGACGGATGAAATCCTGGTTGCTACGTTGATGGCGTTCAATTTCAATCACGCCAGGTTCTTTGGTTATTTGCGCAAACGGTGTTTAAAAGGCATTTCGAATTTACGCCCT includes:
- a CDS encoding sensor histidine kinase, producing MNRYLNRTPPRYLALIFMVIAEILTASSIKITFDYFMMSTSLPPEEFWRQFKMVAGLDFQRTLFFLFISTVIWSAINWGRLQRKTTEALLRSTLADKTNAELRFQFAQAQNAFLKQQINPHLLFNTLNAIYSTVYLNAPKDSEALLLLSEIMRYSYEEPDSKGLVALESELFQLKNLIKLNTYRFRDTVQLDFDLKGDANNHRIIPLVLLTLTENMFKHGDLRQRPRSLGITINEGGQLSYFSNNVRKLRGQVEPNGSVGLTNTRLRLDYAYPGNYNLDITQTEELFTVNLNINLAYERSDH
- a CDS encoding LytR/AlgR family response regulator transcription factor, with product MNAVIIDDEPPAIDLLSAYIQRTNLLTLQSTFTNPAEAIGIFNSANPPDITFLDIDMPGINGLDFARLIGHKSQIILTTSFREHGPEAFALAVRDYLLKPISYERFLEAISKVLPAPSPGTPSPGFFFVHTEIRGIYAKIDVADILLIESDDNIVHITLSSNKITATHQLAEVQSWLPPALFSRVHRSFIVNLARVTAIDHGQVQLENGTRVPIGRKYKEPLMAKLQQLTINGRP
- a CDS encoding lantibiotic dehydratase, with protein sequence MKFEQIGFLDKVFVRRPYFEASAYRVDRLGEVLKLQAFRNAVWLASPEFYRELEKKGFEFDLLNSRERLTALKFYNRMSFRATPFGAFSAFGLGGWALEGEGGKVEGIDPVLHLLPSVQYELDGLEARPLTGDVLLALNPTLYRFAAGWRYSRYETDAKGKLSFFVYLLAYDEVDELLLGRLADKPSPLARLVDYLRELTDCTDEEAGAHIVRLVDEQVLITEQALSLLRDGVFEGQVSVNYNEGLSLPDLVAGGVRDGKSFYAGLELQASVDLPLHWQQEVLEALQVLDVLAPVPPENNLDRFREAFEQKFGERRVPLLEALDPDLGVPFDEGELSDEHELLKGLEFGQVQQKNDQLTWTPVHRLLVKAWLQNGRRDQYEPVVLTAGDVSGLPGNELPFPPSTSVFCSIAGDKLIFQNIGGATANALTGRFSAFSGDFEGFCRSVAALEEGANPEVLFAEVLQVSHRKVDNINRRRRVYGRVIPLNSFPPEGSILPKDVDVLVRGGEVLLVQRLSGKRVIPRLPTAFNYHHNEMVLFRFLCALQYKSVRANFDFDPEKYFPGLNFYPRMAYGRTVLSLAKWYLDKAETAALTRRPLSISRLHLFCRERGIPARVSMGRGDQQLVFDLSDDEEALFFLESLKEQVEPVIREYIGKAEGRRFNDQYVLSLMNPAAVYAPVQPGAEAVPVVRDFAPGSEWVYLKVYATYQSLEQILLGTLLPWISSNRQRIRQWFFVRYYDTGPHLRVRFRLDAGIVKDFQYGLQSLLAGGEVSAVVQQAYFDTYQREIERYSAGLIEAVEEVFCRGSEFVAERLALMATREEARDSLWPLVHCYRIITVFFDGDWEQVIPLCRWCADAFFREHGGGKKLKRAMDDRFRELRAGLAEAVSGDGIAGMVSPALELALRRLSEAAMESGFNRQQLMADIVHMQVNRFFTSEQRRHEALIWHCLLKMAVTGSKRQAQSEAAVMDGR